From Drosophila subpulchrella strain 33 F10 #4 breed RU33 unplaced genomic scaffold, RU_Dsub_v1.1 Primary Assembly Seq354, whole genome shotgun sequence, the proteins below share one genomic window:
- the LOC119561088 gene encoding phosphatidylinositol-binding clathrin assembly protein LAP isoform X10 encodes MTMAGQTINDRLLAARHSLAGQGLAKSVCKATTEECIGPKKKHLDYLVHCTNEPNVSIPHLANLLIERSQNANWVVVYKSLITTHHLMAYGNERFMQYLASSNSTFNLSSFLDKGTVQGYDMSPFIRRYAKYLNEKSLSYRAMAFDFCKVKRGKEEGSLRSMNAEKLLKTLPVLQAQLDALLEFDCQSNDLSNGVINMSFMLLFRDLIRLFACYNDGIINLLEKYFDMNKKHARDALDLYKKFLVRMDRVGEFLKVAENVGIDKGDIPDLTKAPSSLLDALEQHLATLEGRKVSAANTPTQSSSNQRNVKSAVSALSSTSSAFGTAAASSKFDNTNGIDEQLKAQVLAEEEAAMNQYKSKVSSPTSSGAAGASAALTNPFLSSPPAAQAGQPIVDLFGAASAQPAAAAAATKASDDLLQLGNPFADMFEASGGGGAAAAGATGAALNANNLWMHNNGFNGASVSSAAATNAFVSDSNFSSVFGNTEPAGFDALGDVLKPASASNNSNQMNVVATGYSSNSSSILALQQQQHHQQHQQQLHQQQQQQPPAGTGKIITGDLDSSLMSLVDNLNINKTASAKPVQWNSPKNTAKPGANWTPQPMAATTGAGYRPMAHGMTVSPAPITINHPYIHASYPVMPNYMQGMPVMGQPSMMGQSAAPLTGAQPTMMAAPHSNATGIMQPIQPTQNGGNKGVPLDPFGAL; translated from the exons ATGACCATGGCAGGGCAAACGATCAACGACAGGCTGCTGGCCGCCCGTCACAGCCTTGCGGGCCAAGGACTCGCCAAGTCCGTTTGCAAGGCCACCACGGAGGAATGCATAGGCCCAAAGAAGAAGCACTTGGACT ATTTGGTGCACTGCACAAACGAGCCGAATGTGTCGATACCTCATCTGGCCAATTTACTTATCGAGCGTTCTCAGAATGCCAACTGGGTTGTCGTCTACAAGTCGCTGATAACCACACATCATCTGATGGCATATGGCAATGAG cgTTTTATGCAATACCTGGCGTCAAGCAATTCTACATTCAATCTCAGCTCCTTTCTGGATAAAGGAACTGTACAAG GTTACGACATGTCGCCCTTCATTCGACGCTACGCCAAATATTTGAACGAGAAGTCGCTCTCCTATCGAGCCATGGCCTTTGACTTTTGCAAAGTCAAGCGAGG CAAAGAGGAGGGCTCGCTGCGCAGCATGAATGCCGAAAAACTTCTGAAGACTTTGCCAGTTTTGCAGGCACAATTGGATGCACTTCTGGAGTTCGACTGCCAATCCAACGATTTGTCCAATG GAGTCATCAATATGAGCTTTATGCTCTTGTTTCGTGATCTCATACGACTGTTTGCTTGCTACAATGATGGCATTATTAATTTgcttgaaaaatattttgatatgaACAAGAAACATGCGCGCGATGCGTTAGATCTGTACAAGAAGTTCTTGGTGCGCATGGATCGTGTTGGAGAGTTCTTAAAAGTGGCAGAG AATGTGGGCATTGACAAGGGTGATATTCCCGATTTGACCAAGGCGCCAAGCTCGTTGTTAGATGCTTTGGAGCAGCACTTGGCCACGCTGGAGGGCCGTAAAGTATCCGCAGCTAATACGCCCACACAGTCATCGAG CAATCAGCGCAATGTAAAATCCGCTGTCTCTGCCCTCTCTTCTACCAGCTCTGCATTTGGTACTGCGGCTGCTTCTAGCAAATTCGATAACACCAATGGCATTGACGAGCAGCTCAAGGCCCAGGTGCTGGCCGAGGAGGAGGCCGCCATGAACCAGTACAAG TCCAAGGTATCGTCGCCCACCAGCAGCGGTGCTGCTGGCGCTAGCGCTGCACTAACAAATCCATTTCTATCGTCCCCGCCAGCCGCACAGGCTGGCCAGCCGATAGTTGATCTGTTCGGTGCCGCGTCGGCGCAgcccgctgctgctgcagcagccACCAAGGCCTCCGACGACCTGCTGCAGTTGGGCAATCCCTTCGCCGACATGTTTGAAGCCAGCGGTGGCGGCGGAGCAGCCGCTGCAGGAGCCACAGGTGCTGCACTCAATGCCAATAATTTGTGGATGCATAATAATG GTTTCAATGGCGCTTCAGTTTCCTCCGCTGCTGCTACAAATGCATTCGTTTCCGATAGTAATTTCTCATCCGTTTTTGGTAATACGGAACCGGCAG GCTTCGACGCCTTGGGCGATGTTCTCAAGCCGGCCTCagccagcaacaacagcaatcaAATGAACGTTGTCGCCACAGGTTACTCCAGCAATAGCAGTTCGATCCTAGCGttacaacagcagcagcaccaccagcaacaccagcagcaactgcaccagcagcaacagcagcagccgccGGCTGGCACTGGGAAGATAATAACCGGCGACTTGGATAGTTCACTAATGTCACTAGTTGATAacttaaatataaacaaaacgGCAAGCGCAAA ACCTGTGCAATGGAATTCACCTAAAAATACAGCGAAACCAGGTGCTAATTGGACACCCCAACCAATGGCGGCTACTACTGGTGCTGGCTATCGTCCAATG GCACATGGCATGACCGTAAGTCCTGCGCCAATCACAATCAATCATCCGTATATACATGCTAGTTATCCTGTAATGCCAAATTATATGCAG GGAATGCCGGTGATGGGCCAGCCAAGTATGATGGGGCAGTCAGCAGCCCCTTTGACTGGGGCGCAACCGACGATGATGGCGGCGCCGCACAGTAATGCGACGGGCATCATGCAACCCATCCAGCCAACGCAGAACGGCGGCAATAAAGGCGTCCCACTCGACCCATTTGGTGCGTTATAA
- the LOC119561088 gene encoding phosphatidylinositol-binding clathrin assembly protein LAP isoform X14: MTMAGQTINDRLLAARHSLAGQGLAKSVCKATTEECIGPKKKHLDYLVHCTNEPNVSIPHLANLLIERSQNANWVVVYKSLITTHHLMAYGNERFMQYLASSNSTFNLSSFLDKGTVQGYDMSPFIRRYAKYLNEKSLSYRAMAFDFCKVKRGKEEGSLRSMNAEKLLKTLPVLQAQLDALLEFDCQSNDLSNGVINMSFMLLFRDLIRLFACYNDGIINLLEKYFDMNKKHARDALDLYKKFLVRMDRVGEFLKVAENVGIDKGDIPDLTKAPSSLLDALEQHLATLEGRKVSAANTPTQSSSNQRNVKSAVSALSSTSSAFGTAAASSKFDNTNGIDEQLKAQVLAEEEAAMNQYKSKVSSPTSSGAAGASAALTNPFLSSPPAAQAGQPIVDLFGAASAQPAAAAAATKASDDLLQLGNPFADMFEASGGGGAAAAGATGAALNANNLWMHNNGFNGASVSSAAATNAFVSDSNFSSVFGNTEPAGYSSNSSSILALQQQQHHQQHQQQLHQQQQQQPPAGTGKIITGDLDSSLMSLVDNLNINKTASAKPVQWNSPKNTAKPGANWTPQPMAATTGAGYRPMAHGMTVSPAPITINHPYIHASYPVMPNYMQGMPVMGQPSMMGQSAAPLTGAQPTMMAAPHSNATGIMQPIQPTQNGGNKGVPLDPFGAL, from the exons ATGACCATGGCAGGGCAAACGATCAACGACAGGCTGCTGGCCGCCCGTCACAGCCTTGCGGGCCAAGGACTCGCCAAGTCCGTTTGCAAGGCCACCACGGAGGAATGCATAGGCCCAAAGAAGAAGCACTTGGACT ATTTGGTGCACTGCACAAACGAGCCGAATGTGTCGATACCTCATCTGGCCAATTTACTTATCGAGCGTTCTCAGAATGCCAACTGGGTTGTCGTCTACAAGTCGCTGATAACCACACATCATCTGATGGCATATGGCAATGAG cgTTTTATGCAATACCTGGCGTCAAGCAATTCTACATTCAATCTCAGCTCCTTTCTGGATAAAGGAACTGTACAAG GTTACGACATGTCGCCCTTCATTCGACGCTACGCCAAATATTTGAACGAGAAGTCGCTCTCCTATCGAGCCATGGCCTTTGACTTTTGCAAAGTCAAGCGAGG CAAAGAGGAGGGCTCGCTGCGCAGCATGAATGCCGAAAAACTTCTGAAGACTTTGCCAGTTTTGCAGGCACAATTGGATGCACTTCTGGAGTTCGACTGCCAATCCAACGATTTGTCCAATG GAGTCATCAATATGAGCTTTATGCTCTTGTTTCGTGATCTCATACGACTGTTTGCTTGCTACAATGATGGCATTATTAATTTgcttgaaaaatattttgatatgaACAAGAAACATGCGCGCGATGCGTTAGATCTGTACAAGAAGTTCTTGGTGCGCATGGATCGTGTTGGAGAGTTCTTAAAAGTGGCAGAG AATGTGGGCATTGACAAGGGTGATATTCCCGATTTGACCAAGGCGCCAAGCTCGTTGTTAGATGCTTTGGAGCAGCACTTGGCCACGCTGGAGGGCCGTAAAGTATCCGCAGCTAATACGCCCACACAGTCATCGAG CAATCAGCGCAATGTAAAATCCGCTGTCTCTGCCCTCTCTTCTACCAGCTCTGCATTTGGTACTGCGGCTGCTTCTAGCAAATTCGATAACACCAATGGCATTGACGAGCAGCTCAAGGCCCAGGTGCTGGCCGAGGAGGAGGCCGCCATGAACCAGTACAAG TCCAAGGTATCGTCGCCCACCAGCAGCGGTGCTGCTGGCGCTAGCGCTGCACTAACAAATCCATTTCTATCGTCCCCGCCAGCCGCACAGGCTGGCCAGCCGATAGTTGATCTGTTCGGTGCCGCGTCGGCGCAgcccgctgctgctgcagcagccACCAAGGCCTCCGACGACCTGCTGCAGTTGGGCAATCCCTTCGCCGACATGTTTGAAGCCAGCGGTGGCGGCGGAGCAGCCGCTGCAGGAGCCACAGGTGCTGCACTCAATGCCAATAATTTGTGGATGCATAATAATG GTTTCAATGGCGCTTCAGTTTCCTCCGCTGCTGCTACAAATGCATTCGTTTCCGATAGTAATTTCTCATCCGTTTTTGGTAATACGGAACCGGCAG GTTACTCCAGCAATAGCAGTTCGATCCTAGCGttacaacagcagcagcaccaccagcaacaccagcagcaactgcaccagcagcaacagcagcagccgccGGCTGGCACTGGGAAGATAATAACCGGCGACTTGGATAGTTCACTAATGTCACTAGTTGATAacttaaatataaacaaaacgGCAAGCGCAAA ACCTGTGCAATGGAATTCACCTAAAAATACAGCGAAACCAGGTGCTAATTGGACACCCCAACCAATGGCGGCTACTACTGGTGCTGGCTATCGTCCAATG GCACATGGCATGACCGTAAGTCCTGCGCCAATCACAATCAATCATCCGTATATACATGCTAGTTATCCTGTAATGCCAAATTATATGCAG GGAATGCCGGTGATGGGCCAGCCAAGTATGATGGGGCAGTCAGCAGCCCCTTTGACTGGGGCGCAACCGACGATGATGGCGGCGCCGCACAGTAATGCGACGGGCATCATGCAACCCATCCAGCCAACGCAGAACGGCGGCAATAAAGGCGTCCCACTCGACCCATTTGGTGCGTTATAA
- the LOC119561088 gene encoding phosphatidylinositol-binding clathrin assembly protein LAP isoform X4: protein MTMAGQTINDRLLAARHSLAGQGLAKSVCKATTEECIGPKKKHLDYLVHCTNEPNVSIPHLANLLIERSQNANWVVVYKSLITTHHLMAYGNERFMQYLASSNSTFNLSSFLDKGTVQDGGMGVPGGRMGYDMSPFIRRYAKYLNEKSLSYRAMAFDFCKVKRGKEEGSLRSMNAEKLLKTLPVLQAQLDALLEFDCQSNDLSNGVINMSFMLLFRDLIRLFACYNDGIINLLEKYFDMNKKHARDALDLYKKFLVRMDRVGEFLKVAENVGIDKGDIPDLTKAPSSLLDALEQHLATLEGRKVSAANTPTQSSSSAFGTAAASSKFDNTNGIDEQLKAQVLAEEEAAMNQYKSKVSSPTSSGAAGASAALTNPFLSSPPAAQAGQPIVDLFGAASAQPAAAAAATKASDDLLQLGNPFADMFEASGGGGAAAAGATGAALNANNLWMHNNGFNGASVSSAAATNAFVSDSNFSSVFGNTEPAASSSLPNPFFDDMSLPQANLAAASVAAPFGNNINFMDQQLQQQQQAAFYVQQQQQHQLQLQQQQQHRQQLPQQQAILPPSMSAAQFPPGFDALGDVLKPASASNNSNQMNVVATGYSSNSSSILALQQQQHHQQHQQQLHQQQQQQPPAGTGKIITGDLDSSLMSLVDNLNINKTASAKPVQWNSPKNTAKPGANWTPQPMAATTGAGYRPMAHGMTVSPAPITINHPYIHASYPVMPNYMQGMPVMGQPSMMGQSAAPLTGAQPTMMAAPHSNATGIMQPIQPTQNGGNKGVPLDPFGAL from the exons ATGACCATGGCAGGGCAAACGATCAACGACAGGCTGCTGGCCGCCCGTCACAGCCTTGCGGGCCAAGGACTCGCCAAGTCCGTTTGCAAGGCCACCACGGAGGAATGCATAGGCCCAAAGAAGAAGCACTTGGACT ATTTGGTGCACTGCACAAACGAGCCGAATGTGTCGATACCTCATCTGGCCAATTTACTTATCGAGCGTTCTCAGAATGCCAACTGGGTTGTCGTCTACAAGTCGCTGATAACCACACATCATCTGATGGCATATGGCAATGAG cgTTTTATGCAATACCTGGCGTCAAGCAATTCTACATTCAATCTCAGCTCCTTTCTGGATAAAGGAACTGTACAAG ATGGTGGCATGGGCGTTCCGGGTGGCAGAATGG GTTACGACATGTCGCCCTTCATTCGACGCTACGCCAAATATTTGAACGAGAAGTCGCTCTCCTATCGAGCCATGGCCTTTGACTTTTGCAAAGTCAAGCGAGG CAAAGAGGAGGGCTCGCTGCGCAGCATGAATGCCGAAAAACTTCTGAAGACTTTGCCAGTTTTGCAGGCACAATTGGATGCACTTCTGGAGTTCGACTGCCAATCCAACGATTTGTCCAATG GAGTCATCAATATGAGCTTTATGCTCTTGTTTCGTGATCTCATACGACTGTTTGCTTGCTACAATGATGGCATTATTAATTTgcttgaaaaatattttgatatgaACAAGAAACATGCGCGCGATGCGTTAGATCTGTACAAGAAGTTCTTGGTGCGCATGGATCGTGTTGGAGAGTTCTTAAAAGTGGCAGAG AATGTGGGCATTGACAAGGGTGATATTCCCGATTTGACCAAGGCGCCAAGCTCGTTGTTAGATGCTTTGGAGCAGCACTTGGCCACGCTGGAGGGCCGTAAAGTATCCGCAGCTAATACGCCCACACAGTCATCGAG CTCTGCATTTGGTACTGCGGCTGCTTCTAGCAAATTCGATAACACCAATGGCATTGACGAGCAGCTCAAGGCCCAGGTGCTGGCCGAGGAGGAGGCCGCCATGAACCAGTACAAG TCCAAGGTATCGTCGCCCACCAGCAGCGGTGCTGCTGGCGCTAGCGCTGCACTAACAAATCCATTTCTATCGTCCCCGCCAGCCGCACAGGCTGGCCAGCCGATAGTTGATCTGTTCGGTGCCGCGTCGGCGCAgcccgctgctgctgcagcagccACCAAGGCCTCCGACGACCTGCTGCAGTTGGGCAATCCCTTCGCCGACATGTTTGAAGCCAGCGGTGGCGGCGGAGCAGCCGCTGCAGGAGCCACAGGTGCTGCACTCAATGCCAATAATTTGTGGATGCATAATAATG GTTTCAATGGCGCTTCAGTTTCCTCCGCTGCTGCTACAAATGCATTCGTTTCCGATAGTAATTTCTCATCCGTTTTTGGTAATACGGAACCGGCAG CTTCGTCGTCGTTGCCAAATCCATTTTTCGATGATATGTCGTTGCCCCAAGCCAACCTCGCTgctgcatctgttgctgcGCCCTTTGGCAACAATATCAATTTCATGGATCAACAgttgcagcaacaacagcaagcGGCATTTTatgtgcagcagcagcagcaacaccaattGCAActacagcaacagcagcaacaccggCAGCAATTGCCGCAACAGCAAGCGATATTGCCACCTTCCATGTCAGCAGCTCAGTTTCCACCAG GCTTCGACGCCTTGGGCGATGTTCTCAAGCCGGCCTCagccagcaacaacagcaatcaAATGAACGTTGTCGCCACAGGTTACTCCAGCAATAGCAGTTCGATCCTAGCGttacaacagcagcagcaccaccagcaacaccagcagcaactgcaccagcagcaacagcagcagccgccGGCTGGCACTGGGAAGATAATAACCGGCGACTTGGATAGTTCACTAATGTCACTAGTTGATAacttaaatataaacaaaacgGCAAGCGCAAA ACCTGTGCAATGGAATTCACCTAAAAATACAGCGAAACCAGGTGCTAATTGGACACCCCAACCAATGGCGGCTACTACTGGTGCTGGCTATCGTCCAATG GCACATGGCATGACCGTAAGTCCTGCGCCAATCACAATCAATCATCCGTATATACATGCTAGTTATCCTGTAATGCCAAATTATATGCAG GGAATGCCGGTGATGGGCCAGCCAAGTATGATGGGGCAGTCAGCAGCCCCTTTGACTGGGGCGCAACCGACGATGATGGCGGCGCCGCACAGTAATGCGACGGGCATCATGCAACCCATCCAGCCAACGCAGAACGGCGGCAATAAAGGCGTCCCACTCGACCCATTTGGTGCGTTATAA
- the LOC119561088 gene encoding phosphatidylinositol-binding clathrin assembly protein LAP isoform X19: MTMAGQTINDRLLAARHSLAGQGLAKSVCKATTEECIGPKKKHLDYLVHCTNEPNVSIPHLANLLIERSQNANWVVVYKSLITTHHLMAYGNERFMQYLASSNSTFNLSSFLDKGTVQDGGMGVPGGRMGYDMSPFIRRYAKYLNEKSLSYRAMAFDFCKVKRGKEEGSLRSMNAEKLLKTLPVLQAQLDALLEFDCQSNDLSNGVINMSFMLLFRDLIRLFACYNDGIINLLEKYFDMNKKHARDALDLYKKFLVRMDRVGEFLKVAENVGIDKGDIPDLTKAPSSLLDALEQHLATLEGRKVSAANTPTQSSSNQRNVKSAVSALSSTSSAFGTAAASSKFDNTNGIDEQLKAQVLAEEEAAMNQYKSKVSSPTSSGAAGASAALTNPFLSSPPAAQAGQPIVDLFGAASAQPAAAAAATKASDDLLQLGNPFADMFEASGGGGAAAAGATGAALNANNLWMHNNGFNGASVSSAAATNAFVSDSNFSSVFGNTEPAGNAGDGPAKYDGAVSSPFDWGATDDDGGAAQ; this comes from the exons ATGACCATGGCAGGGCAAACGATCAACGACAGGCTGCTGGCCGCCCGTCACAGCCTTGCGGGCCAAGGACTCGCCAAGTCCGTTTGCAAGGCCACCACGGAGGAATGCATAGGCCCAAAGAAGAAGCACTTGGACT ATTTGGTGCACTGCACAAACGAGCCGAATGTGTCGATACCTCATCTGGCCAATTTACTTATCGAGCGTTCTCAGAATGCCAACTGGGTTGTCGTCTACAAGTCGCTGATAACCACACATCATCTGATGGCATATGGCAATGAG cgTTTTATGCAATACCTGGCGTCAAGCAATTCTACATTCAATCTCAGCTCCTTTCTGGATAAAGGAACTGTACAAG ATGGTGGCATGGGCGTTCCGGGTGGCAGAATGG GTTACGACATGTCGCCCTTCATTCGACGCTACGCCAAATATTTGAACGAGAAGTCGCTCTCCTATCGAGCCATGGCCTTTGACTTTTGCAAAGTCAAGCGAGG CAAAGAGGAGGGCTCGCTGCGCAGCATGAATGCCGAAAAACTTCTGAAGACTTTGCCAGTTTTGCAGGCACAATTGGATGCACTTCTGGAGTTCGACTGCCAATCCAACGATTTGTCCAATG GAGTCATCAATATGAGCTTTATGCTCTTGTTTCGTGATCTCATACGACTGTTTGCTTGCTACAATGATGGCATTATTAATTTgcttgaaaaatattttgatatgaACAAGAAACATGCGCGCGATGCGTTAGATCTGTACAAGAAGTTCTTGGTGCGCATGGATCGTGTTGGAGAGTTCTTAAAAGTGGCAGAG AATGTGGGCATTGACAAGGGTGATATTCCCGATTTGACCAAGGCGCCAAGCTCGTTGTTAGATGCTTTGGAGCAGCACTTGGCCACGCTGGAGGGCCGTAAAGTATCCGCAGCTAATACGCCCACACAGTCATCGAG CAATCAGCGCAATGTAAAATCCGCTGTCTCTGCCCTCTCTTCTACCAGCTCTGCATTTGGTACTGCGGCTGCTTCTAGCAAATTCGATAACACCAATGGCATTGACGAGCAGCTCAAGGCCCAGGTGCTGGCCGAGGAGGAGGCCGCCATGAACCAGTACAAG TCCAAGGTATCGTCGCCCACCAGCAGCGGTGCTGCTGGCGCTAGCGCTGCACTAACAAATCCATTTCTATCGTCCCCGCCAGCCGCACAGGCTGGCCAGCCGATAGTTGATCTGTTCGGTGCCGCGTCGGCGCAgcccgctgctgctgcagcagccACCAAGGCCTCCGACGACCTGCTGCAGTTGGGCAATCCCTTCGCCGACATGTTTGAAGCCAGCGGTGGCGGCGGAGCAGCCGCTGCAGGAGCCACAGGTGCTGCACTCAATGCCAATAATTTGTGGATGCATAATAATG GTTTCAATGGCGCTTCAGTTTCCTCCGCTGCTGCTACAAATGCATTCGTTTCCGATAGTAATTTCTCATCCGTTTTTGGTAATACGGAACCGGCAG GGAATGCCGGTGATGGGCCAGCCAAGTATGATGGGGCAGTCAGCAGCCCCTTTGACTGGGGCGCAACCGACGATGATGGCGGCGCCGCACAGTAA
- the LOC119561088 gene encoding phosphatidylinositol-binding clathrin assembly protein LAP isoform X7, which produces MTMAGQTINDRLLAARHSLAGQGLAKSVCKATTEECIGPKKKHLDYLVHCTNEPNVSIPHLANLLIERSQNANWVVVYKSLITTHHLMAYGNERFMQYLASSNSTFNLSSFLDKGTVQDGGMGVPGGRMGYDMSPFIRRYAKYLNEKSLSYRAMAFDFCKVKRGKEEGSLRSMNAEKLLKTLPVLQAQLDALLEFDCQSNDLSNGVINMSFMLLFRDLIRLFACYNDGIINLLEKYFDMNKKHARDALDLYKKFLVRMDRVGEFLKVAENVGIDKGDIPDLTKAPSSLLDALEQHLATLEGRKVSAANTPTQSSSSAFGTAAASSKFDNTNGIDEQLKAQVLAEEEAAMNQYKSKVSSPTSSGAAGASAALTNPFLSSPPAAQAGQPIVDLFGAASAQPAAAAAATKASDDLLQLGNPFADMFEASGGGGAAAAGATGFNGASVSSAAATNAFVSDSNFSSVFGNTEPAASSSLPNPFFDDMSLPQANLAAASVAAPFGNNINFMDQQLQQQQQAAFYVQQQQQHQLQLQQQQQHRQQLPQQQAILPPSMSAAQFPPGFDALGDVLKPASASNNSNQMNVVATGYSSNSSSILALQQQQHHQQHQQQLHQQQQQQPPAGTGKIITGDLDSSLMSLVDNLNINKTASAKPVQWNSPKNTAKPGANWTPQPMAATTGAGYRPMAHGMTVSPAPITINHPYIHASYPVMPNYMQGMPVMGQPSMMGQSAAPLTGAQPTMMAAPHSNATGIMQPIQPTQNGGNKGVPLDPFGAL; this is translated from the exons ATGACCATGGCAGGGCAAACGATCAACGACAGGCTGCTGGCCGCCCGTCACAGCCTTGCGGGCCAAGGACTCGCCAAGTCCGTTTGCAAGGCCACCACGGAGGAATGCATAGGCCCAAAGAAGAAGCACTTGGACT ATTTGGTGCACTGCACAAACGAGCCGAATGTGTCGATACCTCATCTGGCCAATTTACTTATCGAGCGTTCTCAGAATGCCAACTGGGTTGTCGTCTACAAGTCGCTGATAACCACACATCATCTGATGGCATATGGCAATGAG cgTTTTATGCAATACCTGGCGTCAAGCAATTCTACATTCAATCTCAGCTCCTTTCTGGATAAAGGAACTGTACAAG ATGGTGGCATGGGCGTTCCGGGTGGCAGAATGG GTTACGACATGTCGCCCTTCATTCGACGCTACGCCAAATATTTGAACGAGAAGTCGCTCTCCTATCGAGCCATGGCCTTTGACTTTTGCAAAGTCAAGCGAGG CAAAGAGGAGGGCTCGCTGCGCAGCATGAATGCCGAAAAACTTCTGAAGACTTTGCCAGTTTTGCAGGCACAATTGGATGCACTTCTGGAGTTCGACTGCCAATCCAACGATTTGTCCAATG GAGTCATCAATATGAGCTTTATGCTCTTGTTTCGTGATCTCATACGACTGTTTGCTTGCTACAATGATGGCATTATTAATTTgcttgaaaaatattttgatatgaACAAGAAACATGCGCGCGATGCGTTAGATCTGTACAAGAAGTTCTTGGTGCGCATGGATCGTGTTGGAGAGTTCTTAAAAGTGGCAGAG AATGTGGGCATTGACAAGGGTGATATTCCCGATTTGACCAAGGCGCCAAGCTCGTTGTTAGATGCTTTGGAGCAGCACTTGGCCACGCTGGAGGGCCGTAAAGTATCCGCAGCTAATACGCCCACACAGTCATCGAG CTCTGCATTTGGTACTGCGGCTGCTTCTAGCAAATTCGATAACACCAATGGCATTGACGAGCAGCTCAAGGCCCAGGTGCTGGCCGAGGAGGAGGCCGCCATGAACCAGTACAAG TCCAAGGTATCGTCGCCCACCAGCAGCGGTGCTGCTGGCGCTAGCGCTGCACTAACAAATCCATTTCTATCGTCCCCGCCAGCCGCACAGGCTGGCCAGCCGATAGTTGATCTGTTCGGTGCCGCGTCGGCGCAgcccgctgctgctgcagcagccACCAAGGCCTCCGACGACCTGCTGCAGTTGGGCAATCCCTTCGCCGACATGTTTGAAGCCAGCGGTGGCGGCGGAGCAGCCGCTGCAGGAGCCACAG GTTTCAATGGCGCTTCAGTTTCCTCCGCTGCTGCTACAAATGCATTCGTTTCCGATAGTAATTTCTCATCCGTTTTTGGTAATACGGAACCGGCAG CTTCGTCGTCGTTGCCAAATCCATTTTTCGATGATATGTCGTTGCCCCAAGCCAACCTCGCTgctgcatctgttgctgcGCCCTTTGGCAACAATATCAATTTCATGGATCAACAgttgcagcaacaacagcaagcGGCATTTTatgtgcagcagcagcagcaacaccaattGCAActacagcaacagcagcaacaccggCAGCAATTGCCGCAACAGCAAGCGATATTGCCACCTTCCATGTCAGCAGCTCAGTTTCCACCAG GCTTCGACGCCTTGGGCGATGTTCTCAAGCCGGCCTCagccagcaacaacagcaatcaAATGAACGTTGTCGCCACAGGTTACTCCAGCAATAGCAGTTCGATCCTAGCGttacaacagcagcagcaccaccagcaacaccagcagcaactgcaccagcagcaacagcagcagccgccGGCTGGCACTGGGAAGATAATAACCGGCGACTTGGATAGTTCACTAATGTCACTAGTTGATAacttaaatataaacaaaacgGCAAGCGCAAA ACCTGTGCAATGGAATTCACCTAAAAATACAGCGAAACCAGGTGCTAATTGGACACCCCAACCAATGGCGGCTACTACTGGTGCTGGCTATCGTCCAATG GCACATGGCATGACCGTAAGTCCTGCGCCAATCACAATCAATCATCCGTATATACATGCTAGTTATCCTGTAATGCCAAATTATATGCAG GGAATGCCGGTGATGGGCCAGCCAAGTATGATGGGGCAGTCAGCAGCCCCTTTGACTGGGGCGCAACCGACGATGATGGCGGCGCCGCACAGTAATGCGACGGGCATCATGCAACCCATCCAGCCAACGCAGAACGGCGGCAATAAAGGCGTCCCACTCGACCCATTTGGTGCGTTATAA